A single window of Salvia splendens isolate huo1 chromosome 6, SspV2, whole genome shotgun sequence DNA harbors:
- the LOC121808329 gene encoding scarecrow-like protein 8 — MSSGFPGGGRDFFTGSGGMNGSYTANQQQQQFPFRSPLSGILPDPASQIRRPDLIRKRSLAEFQQQSQQGLEFYLRNVKMRPNFHHANPLSPISPVDYPTVPSSLPDPRYGLPVLHRHRLQPLSIFNRNSGNVIFSAAAEVSGQDTEKKMMNHRLQELEKELLGDEDDGDGDEVSVVTHSEWSDTIQNLIGVNKAPISPSPTSSSSSCSSTSASPPNPSTKQSLIDAAGAISEGNPAAATEIITRLQQLSSPRGSSEQRLTAFMVSALKSRLSTTDHPYSASELYSKEHKLSTQMLYEVSPCFKLSFMAANLAILNAASEQGFDKIHIVDFQIGEGGQYLHFLHALAGTKRAAALKITAFDDDSSGDEKLKIVGERLSTLAEKIGVEFDFSVKKLIPSKLSRENLGVKSDEALAVNLAFKLHNLPDESVTTENLRDELLRLVKRLSPAVATVVEQEMNANTAPLAVRVRESCEHYGAVLESLEATVARGNPDRARIEEAVGRKIGNAVACEGRERVERCEVLGKWRARMGMAGFEAVAMGRPVADSLRGKLNSGTRGNPGFTVTEQAGGIGFGWKGRTITVASAWR; from the coding sequence ATGTCTTCCGGATTTCCCGGCGGCGGACGGGATTTCTTCACCGGCAGCGGGGGAATGAACGGTAGCTACACCGCCAATCAACAGCAGCAGCAGTTTCCGTTCCGATCGCCGCTTTCTGGAATCCTTCCCGATCCTGCTTCTCAGATCCGGCGGCCGGATTTGATCAGAAAGCGATCACTAGCAGAATTTCAGCAGCAGAGCCAGCAAGGTTTGGAGTTCTATCTACGGAACGTGAAGATGAGGCCAAATTTTCATCATGCAAATCCTCTTTCCCCTATCTCTCCGGTCGATTACCCTACGGTTCCGTCCAGTTTGCCGGATCCGCGGTACGGACTGCCGGTGCTTCACCGGCACCGGCTTCAGCCTTTGAGTATTTTCAACAGAAACAGTGGAAATGTTATTTTCTCGGCTGCGGCGGAGGTTTCTGGTCAGGATACGGAGAAAAAGATGATGAATCATCGGCTGCAGGAGCTGGAGAAGGAGCTTTTAGGAGACGAAGACGACGGAGACGGAGATGAGGTCTCCGTCGTCACCCACAGCGAGTGGTCAGACACGATCCAGAACCTAATCGGCGTTAACAAAGCACCTATTTCTCCATCTCCgacttcttcctcctcctcgtgCTCCTCCACGTCAGCATCTCCTCCGAATCCTAGCACCAAACAGTCTCTAATCGACGCCGCCGGAGCGATCTCAGAAGGAAATCCGGCCGCCGCAACCGAAATCATCACGCGCCTCCAGCAATTGTCCAGCCCTAGGGGCAGCTCGGAGCAGCGCCTCACCGCTTTCATGGTTTCCGCTCTCAAATCGCGCCTCAGCACCACTGATCATCCTTACTCCGCATCGGAGCTCTACAGCAAGGAGCACAAACTCTCCACGCAAATGCTGTATGAGGTCTCGCCGTGCTTCAAGCTCAGTTTCATGGCCGCAAATCTCGCCATCCTCAACGCCGCCTCAGAGCAGGGGTTTGATAAGATCCACATCGTCGATTTCCAGATCGGAGAGGGCGGACAGTACTTGCATTTCCTCCACGCGCTCGCCGGAACCAAACGCGCCGCCGCGTTAAAAATCACCGCCTTCGACGATGATAGTTCCGGTGATGAGAAGCTGAAGATCGTCGGGGAGAGGCTGAGCACATTAGCGGAGAAAATCGGCGTTGAATTCGATTTCTCAGTGAAGAAACTGATCCCTTCGAAATTGAGCCGCGAAAATTTGGGGGTAAAATCAGACGAAGCCCTAGCCGTGAACTTGGCGTTCAAGCTCCACAACCTCCCCGACGAGAGCGTGACGACGGAGAATCTCCGAGACGAGCTCCTCCGCCTGGTGAAGCGGCTGTCCCCGGCGGTGGCGACGGTGGTGGAGCAGGAGATGAACGCCAACACGGCGCCGCTGGCGGTGCGGGTGAGGGAATCGTGCGAGCACTACGGTGCGGTGCTGGAGTCTCTGGAGGCGACGGTGGCACGGGGCAACCCGGACAGGGCGAGGATCGAGGAGGCGGTGGGGAGGAAGATCGGGAACGCGGTAGCGTGCGAGGGGAGGGAGAGGGTGGAGAGGTGCGAGGTGCTGGGGAAGTGGAGGGCGAGGATGGGGATGGCCGGCTTCGAGGCCGTCGCGATGGGTCGACCCGTGGCGGACTCGCTGAGGGGGAAGCTCAACTCGGGGACACGTGGCAACCCGGGGTTTACTGTGACGGAGCAAGCCGGTGGGATCGGGTTTGGCTGGAAGGGACGGACGATCACCGTCGCCTCTGCGTGgcgttga
- the LOC121809909 gene encoding 60S ribosomal protein L36-2-like translates to MAPKQQNSGIFVGLKKGHVVTPKELAPRPSERKGKTSKRVHFVRSLIREVAGFAPYEKRITELLKVGKDKRALKVAKRKLGTHKRAKKKREEMSGALRKMRAAGGGEKKK, encoded by the exons ATGGCTCCGAAGCAGCAGAACAGCGGGATATTTGTCGGGTTGAAGAAGGGGCATGTTGTTACCCCGAAGGAGCTAGCTCCACGCCCTTCAGAGAGGAAGGGT AAAACAAGCAAGAGGGTGCATTTTGTAAGGAGTCTCATCAGAGAAGTGGCTGGGTTTGCACCTTATGAGAAGAGGATCACTGAGCTTCTCAAGGTCGGCAAGGACAAGAGGGCCCTGAAGGTAGCTAAGAGAAAGTTGGGTACCCACAAGAGGGCcaagaagaagagagaggagaTGTCTGGTGCTCTCCGCAAGATGAG GGCTGCTGGAGGTGGTGAGAAGAAGAAGTGA
- the LOC121808502 gene encoding rRNA 2'-O-methyltransferase fibrillarin 2-like: protein MVATTPTRGGRGGFRGGRGDGGGRSGGRGGFGRSGGRGGDFGGRSSGMKRGGGRGGGRGAGGRGGRGGRGGRGGPGMKGGSKVVVEPHRHDGVFIAKGKEDALCTKNLVPGEAVYNEKRVSVQNEDGTKVEYRVWNPFRSKLAAAILGGVDNIWIKPGARVLYLGAASGTTVSHVSDLVGPEGVVYAVEFSHRSGRDLVNMAKKRTNVIPIIEDARHPAKYRMLVGMVDVIFSDVAQPDQARILALNASYFLKAGGHFVISIKANCIDSTVPAEAVFAQEVKKLQAEQFKPAEQVTLEPFERDHACVVGTYRVPKKQKA, encoded by the exons ATGGTTGCCACAACACCAACCCGAGGAG GACGCGGAGGGTTTAGGGGCGGCCGAGGTGATGGCGGTGGGAGAAGCGGCGGACGCGGTGGATTTGGCAGAAGCGGAGGTAGGGGAGGCGATTTCGGCGGAAGAAGCAGCGGAATGAAGCGCGGAGGTGGGAGAGGTGGCGGCAGAGGCGCCGGAGGTAGAGGCGGGCGCGGCGGCAGAGGTGGAAGAGGAGGACCGGGGATGAAGGGCGGAAGTAAGGTCGTGGTTGAGCCACATAGACACGACGGTGTTTTCATTGCTAAGGGGAAGGAAGATGCTCTCTGCACGAAAAATCTGGTGCCTGGTGAAGCCGTCTACAACGAGAAGAGGGTTTCTGTTCAG AACGAAGATGGAACCAAGGTTGAATACAGAGTTTGGAATCCCTTCCGTTCTAAGCTGGCTGCTGCTATTCTTGGCGGAGTCGACAATATTTGGATT AAACCTGGTGCACGTGTTCTTTACCTTGGTGCTGCTTCCGGAACAACTGTTTCTCACGTTTCTGACCTTGTTGGACCT GAGGGTGTGGTGTATGCAGTTGAGTTTTCACACAGAAGTGGTAGGGACTTAGTGAACATGGCGAAGAAACGAACCAATGTTATCCCCATCATTGAAGATGCAAGGCATCCGGCTAAGTATAGGATGCTTGTTGGGATGGTTGATGTTATTTTCTCCGATGTTGCTCAGCCTGATCAG GCAAGAATTTTGGCTCTAAACGCCTCATATTTCCTTAAAGCTGGTGGCCATTTCGTCATATCTATCAAG GCTAACTGCATAGATTCAACTGTTCCTGCTGAGGCCGTCTTTGCGCAAGAAGTGAAGAAATTGCAGGCCGAACAGTTCAAACCTGCAGAACAGGTTACTCTGGAACCTTTTGAGCGTGACCATGCTTGTGTGGTTGGAACATATCGAGTCCCGAAGAAACAAAAGGCCTGA
- the LOC121807949 gene encoding mitogen-activated protein kinase kinase kinase YODA-like, with the protein MPSWWGKSSSKEAKKKTTKESFIDTFHKKFKSPESKSSGRSAGSRRRSSDTGLERGSQSRVPSRSPSPSKNVARCQSFAERPQSQPLPVPDLRSAKVSRSYSGISETAKPKTEKVCKASLFLPLPRPACIRQRLEPSELDAELAVASVCSECSIESDDPVDSRQRSPLANDYDNGCRTAAGSPSSISLKDQPPVPPIISKVAPVPVNLSSNKHLNSSPPRRRLLNGHMANLQVPQHSAFSSAPDSSRSSPSRSPMRAYAYEPVTNTVYTTGKLYTDFPILGSGQCSPGSGQTSGHNSMGADMSGQLFWQPSRGSPEYSPTPSPRMTSPGPSSRIHSGAVTPLHPIAGGVHSESQTNWPEDMKQQSHPLPLPPISVSNSSPFPHQNSAVTSPSVPRSPGRAENLPSPGSRWKKGKLLGRGTFGHVYVGFNSETGEMCAMKEVTLFSDDAKSKESAKQLGQEITLLSRLRHPNIVQYYGSETVGDKLYIYLEYVSGGSIHKILQDYGKLGESAIRSYTQQILSGLAYLHAKNTVHRDIKGANILVDPNGRVKLADFGMAKHITGHSCPLSFKGSPYWMAPEVIRNSNGCSLAVDIWSLGCTVIEMATSKPPWSQYEGVAAMFKIGNSKELPTIPDYLSDDGKDFVRLCLQRVPQNRPSAAQLLEHAFVKNVVPLEKQIPSPTSSDHPSVTNASKSMGIGNARVHQQSDTERLAIHSSRISKSNFQSSEMYISRNISCPVSPIGSPLLYPRSPQHLSGRMSPSPISSPRTTSGSSTPLTGGIGAIPFHNQPMLSSQEGYGTGNLHLRPPSHSYWDPDILRGAQPGNHAFRELTSYDNDALGKQFVRTANGDLYDKQSVLADRVSQQLLRDPAKLNQSFDLSPSPPFPCQRTT; encoded by the exons ATGCCTTCGTGGTGGGGAAAGTCATCGTCAAAAGAAGcgaaaaagaaaacaaccaAGGAAAGCTTTATCGACACATTTCATAAGAAGTTCAAGAGTCCTGAAAGTAAATCTTCTGGTAGATCAGCAGGGTCTAGAAGACGTTCGAGTGACACTGGTTTAGAAAGAGGGTCTCAGTCACGTGTTCCGTCAAGGTCCCCATCACCTTCCAAGAATGTAGCACGGTGTCAAAGTTTTGCGGAAAGGCCTCAGTCACAGCCACTTCCTGTGCCAGACCTCCGCTCAGCCAAGGTCAGTCGTTCTTATTCTGGAATAAGCGAAACAGCAAAGCCGAAAACAGAAAAGGTTTGCAAAGCATCATTGTTTCTGCCTCTGCCGAGGCCCGCATGCATCCGCCAGAGACTGGAACCTTCTGAATTGGATGCTGAGTTGGCAGTTGCTTCAGTCTGTAGTGAGTGTTCTATTGAGAGTGATGATCCAGTTGATTCACGTCAGCGAAGTCCTCTGGCAAACGACTATGATAATGGGTGTAGGACTGCTGCAGGCAGCCCCTCAAg CATTTCTCTTAAGGATCAACCTCCTGTTCCACCAATAATCTCAAAAGTCGCACCTGTTCCTGTAAACCTCTCCTCCAATAAACATTTGAACTCTTCACCTCCAAGAAGACGCCTTTTGAATGGTCACATGGCAAATTTACAAGTCCCGCAGCATAGTGCCTTTTCCAGTGCTCCTGATAGCTCAAGGTCCAGTCCCTCTAGAAGTCCAATGAGAGCCTATGCTTATGAGCCAGTTACAAATACTGTTTATACAACCGGAAAGCTTTACACCGATTTTCCAATTCTTGGATCTGGTCAATGCTCTCCTGGGTCAGGCCAGACTTCTGGCCATAACTCAATGGGAGCCGATATGTCGGGGCAATTATTTTGGCAGCCTAGTCGAGGAAGCCCAGAATATTCTCCAACTCCTAGTCCTCGAATGACAAGTCCTGGCCCTAGTTCCCGAATCCATAGTGGTGCTGTGACACCACTTCATCCTATAGCTGGAGGGGTACATTCTGAGTCTCAGACTAACTGGCCTGAAGATATGAAACAACAAAGCCATCCTCTGCCACTTCCTCCCATATCAGTGTCCAATTCCTCACCCTTCCCTCATCAGAATTCAGCTGTGACCTCACCTTCTGTGCCGCGTAGTCCTGGCAGAGCAGAGAATCTACCAAGCCCTGGCTCACGTTGGAAGAAAGGGAAGTTGCTTGGTCGAGGCACATTTGGACATGTCTATGTTGGGTTTAACAG TGAAACTGGTGAAATGTGTGCCATGAAAGAGGTTACATTATTTTCTGATGATGCAAAATCGAAGGAAAGTGCAAAGCAGTTAGGACAG GAGATCACGCTGTTGAGTCGCTTGAGACATCCTAATATTGTGCAGTATTATGGATCTGAAACG GTAGGTGATAAATTATACATATATCTGGAATATGTATCTGGTGGTTCCATCCATAAGATTCTACAGGACTATGGAAAACTAGGAGAATCGGCCATCCGCAGTTACACTCAGCAAATTTTGTCAGGGCTTGCATATTTACATGCTAAAAACACCGTGCACAG GGATATAAAAGGAGCCAATATACTCGTGGACCCAAATGGCCGTGTTAAGCTGGCAGATTTTGGGATGGCGAAGCAT ATTACCGGGCATTCTTGTCCCTTATCGTTCAAGGGTAGTCCTTACTGGATGGCGCCCGAG GTTATTAGGAATTCAAATGGGTGTAGCCTAGCTGTTGATATATGGAGTCTTGGATGCACTGTCATAGAAATGGCGACGTCGAAACCACCTTGGTCCCAGTATGAAGGG GTCGCAGCTATGTTCAAGATTGGAAACAGCAAGGAACTTCCAACAATTCCAGATTACCTCTCAGATGATGGGAAAGACTTTGTGAGGCTATGCTTGCAGCGGGTTCCACAGAATCGTCCTTCAGCTGCTCAGCTTTTGGAGCACGCTTTTGTGAAAAATGTTGTGCCTCTGGAGAAACAAATACCTAGTCCAACCTCCTCAGATCATCCTTCAGTGACAAATGCTTCAAAATCTATG GGCATCGGTAACGCAAGAGTTCATCAGCAATCGGATACAGAGAGACTTGCTATCCATTCATCTAGAATATCAAAATCTAATTTTCAATctag TGAGATGTACATTTCAAGGAACATATCATGTCCGGTCTCTCCAATCGGAAGTCCTCTTCTATATCCAAGGTCGCCCCAGCACTTAAGTGGAAGAATGTCTCCTTCACCTATATCAAGCCCCCGCACGACATCTGGTTCATCCACGCCTCTTACTGGTGGCATCGGTGCCATCCCGTTCCACAATCAGCCTATGTTATCATCGCAAGAGGGTTATGGGACCGGGAACTTGCACTTGCGCCCACCCAGCCACTCTTACTGGGATCCCGACATTCTCCGAGGGGCACAGCCAGGAAATCATGCCTTCCGGGAACTGACATCCTACGATAATGACGCTCTCGGAAAGCAATTCGTAAGGACTGCAAATGGAGATCTTTATGATAAACAGTCGGTGCTGGCTGATCGCGTGTCTCAGCAACTGCTCAGAGATCCCGCCAAGCTGAACCAGTCATTCGATCTCTCCCCTTCACCTCCATTCCCGTGCCAGCGTACAACCTGA